In Pseudoduganella albidiflava, a single window of DNA contains:
- a CDS encoding pyridoxal phosphate-dependent aminotransferase, with protein MKISQRAKAIDPFFAMEFGKRAAALGELGHDVIRLSLGEPDFGAPPAVLEAAAEAARAGALPYTAALGMPALRQALAGFYLREHGVSIAPERIIVTAGASAALLLVTAALVDPGDEVIVGDPSYPCNRQFLGSFGADVRLVATGPASRFQLDAASVRANWSERTRGVMVATPSNPTGTSVPPDELAAICDWARRHDAWRIVDEIYLNLGDRDGAGRPPQTVLAVDDDAIVINSFSKYFGMTGWRLGWCVVPEALVPTMERLAQNYYICPSTIAQQAALACFTDASLAVCEERRLEFGRRRKLVLEGLADIGLPVPVPPDGAFYVYFDVSGTGLTSWQFCERVLQEAHVALTPGKDFGQCGADTHVRLSYAASAAHLAEALRRLGEFMARLRAS; from the coding sequence ATGAAGATTTCACAACGCGCCAAAGCCATCGACCCATTCTTCGCCATGGAATTCGGCAAGCGCGCCGCCGCCCTGGGCGAGCTGGGACATGACGTGATCCGCCTCAGCCTGGGCGAACCCGATTTCGGCGCGCCGCCCGCCGTGCTGGAAGCGGCGGCCGAGGCGGCGCGCGCAGGCGCCCTGCCCTATACGGCGGCCCTCGGCATGCCCGCGCTGCGCCAGGCCCTGGCCGGCTTCTACCTGCGCGAGCACGGCGTATCGATCGCGCCGGAACGCATCATCGTCACGGCCGGTGCCTCGGCCGCGCTGCTGCTGGTCACGGCCGCGCTGGTCGACCCGGGCGACGAAGTCATCGTGGGCGACCCGTCCTACCCGTGCAACCGCCAGTTCCTCGGCAGCTTCGGCGCCGATGTCCGGCTGGTGGCCACCGGCCCGGCCTCGCGCTTCCAGCTGGACGCCGCCAGCGTGCGGGCCAACTGGAGCGAACGCACCCGCGGCGTGATGGTGGCGACGCCATCGAACCCCACCGGCACCTCGGTCCCGCCGGACGAGCTGGCCGCGATCTGCGACTGGGCGCGCCGCCACGATGCCTGGCGCATCGTCGACGAGATCTACCTGAACCTGGGCGACCGGGATGGCGCGGGCCGGCCGCCGCAAACCGTGCTGGCGGTCGACGACGACGCCATCGTCATCAACAGTTTCTCCAAATACTTCGGCATGACGGGCTGGCGGCTCGGCTGGTGCGTGGTGCCAGAAGCGCTGGTACCGACGATGGAGCGGCTGGCGCAGAACTACTACATCTGCCCGTCGACGATCGCCCAGCAGGCGGCGCTGGCCTGCTTCACGGACGCGTCGCTGGCCGTCTGCGAGGAGCGCCGGCTGGAATTCGGCCGGCGCCGCAAGCTGGTGCTGGAAGGCCTGGCCGACATCGGCCTGCCCGTGCCCGTGCCGCCGGACGGCGCGTTCTACGTGTACTTCGACGTCAGCGGCACGGGGCTCACGTCGTGGCAGTTCTGCGAGCGGGTGCTGCAGGAAGCCCATGTCGCCCTCACGCCTGGCAAGGATTTCGGGCAGTGCGGTGCCGATACCCATGTGCGGCTGTCGTATGCGGCCAGCGCCGCGCACCTGGCCGAAGCACTCCGGCGGCTGGGCGAGTTCATGGCGCGCCTGCGCGCATCGTGA
- a CDS encoding MBL fold metallo-hydrolase, producing MTQPDLTISRILHAGYVFGCGGTRIAFDPVFENPFSRNCHAFPDVRFDVDQIRRERFDAVFISHFHDDHCSLDSLDLLDRATPLYLYCLFGELFDMVRQLGFTQVTPLRLNEPVGIGPFQVTPREAMDADVDSMFQVRAAGMNVLNVVDSWIDDGTLAQLVEQGPWDMVLWPFQTMRELEVLAPSRYTAAPPELPEEWIAQLQALAPRYVVPSSCQFRQEPWSWYNRAFFPISYALFTAEVTRALSTATVVRLDPSVSVTLDAVSLRPAPPLGWVIPVGPQDVDYVYEGNAAAPHTSEIARHFGPLTEAQLARVTDYCRSELPAKYGEVEAASEYFDEPRTWQLSIYDHAGVATHFRYRLPPGGPAVLDDSAAAPGWLTEIPAAKLWAALEEGEALTSVYLRINDPVGEAAFDAGTERALAGAEVVDDPLIRCLFSDTFGAYQAAQLRRLLARPA from the coding sequence ATGACCCAGCCCGACCTCACCATTTCCCGCATCCTGCACGCCGGCTATGTGTTCGGGTGCGGCGGCACGCGCATCGCGTTCGATCCGGTCTTCGAGAACCCGTTCAGCCGCAACTGCCACGCCTTTCCGGACGTGCGCTTCGACGTCGACCAGATCCGCCGCGAGCGTTTCGACGCCGTCTTCATCTCGCACTTCCACGATGACCACTGCTCGCTGGACAGCCTGGACCTGCTCGACCGCGCCACCCCGCTGTACCTGTATTGCCTGTTCGGCGAGCTGTTCGACATGGTGCGGCAGCTGGGTTTTACGCAGGTCACGCCGTTGCGGCTGAATGAACCCGTCGGCATCGGTCCGTTCCAGGTCACCCCGCGCGAAGCGATGGATGCGGACGTGGACTCGATGTTCCAGGTGCGGGCGGCCGGCATGAACGTGCTCAACGTCGTCGATTCATGGATCGACGACGGCACGCTTGCCCAGCTGGTGGAGCAGGGCCCATGGGACATGGTGCTGTGGCCCTTCCAGACCATGCGCGAACTCGAAGTGCTGGCCCCGTCGCGCTACACGGCCGCGCCGCCGGAGCTGCCGGAAGAATGGATCGCCCAGTTGCAGGCACTGGCGCCCCGTTATGTCGTGCCCAGTTCCTGCCAGTTCCGGCAGGAACCCTGGTCCTGGTACAACCGCGCCTTCTTCCCGATCTCGTATGCCCTCTTCACGGCGGAAGTGACGCGCGCGCTGTCCACGGCCACGGTGGTGCGTCTCGATCCATCGGTGTCGGTGACGCTGGATGCCGTGTCGCTGCGGCCGGCGCCGCCCCTCGGCTGGGTGATTCCCGTCGGCCCGCAGGATGTCGACTACGTCTATGAAGGCAACGCCGCCGCGCCGCACACCAGCGAGATCGCCCGGCATTTCGGCCCGCTGACAGAGGCGCAGCTGGCCCGCGTGACCGATTACTGCCGCAGCGAACTGCCGGCGAAGTACGGTGAGGTGGAAGCCGCGTCGGAATACTTCGACGAGCCCCGCACCTGGCAGCTGTCGATCTACGATCACGCGGGCGTGGCCACGCATTTCCGCTACCGCCTGCCACCGGGCGGCCCGGCCGTGCTGGACGACAGCGCCGCGGCGCCCGGCTGGCTCACGGAAATCCCGGCCGCCAAGCTGTGGGCCGCGCTGGAAGAAGGCGAGGCGCTGACCTCGGTGTATTTGCGCATCAACGATCCCGTGGGCGAAGCCGCCTTCGATGCCGGCACCGAACGCGCCCTCGCCGGCGCCGAGGTGGTCGACGATCCGCTGATCCGCTGCCTGTTCAGCGATACCTTCGGGGCTTACCAGGCCGCGCAGCTGCGCCGGCTGCTGGCACGCCCGGCCTGA
- a CDS encoding potassium channel family protein — protein MWGRIFTEQFAFSASDSVIVIGLGRFGGAVAQSLMHLGHDVMGVDKKEELVQVWGDRLTHAVQADSTNENVMLQLGVADFSHAIVAIGSDLAASLMTLMVLTELGIKDIWVKALTPEHGQIATRIGAHHVVYPEADMGARVAHLITGRMMDFIEFEDGFAIAKIHAPADTHHVTLAESHVRTRYGVTVVGVKRQNEDFQHARPETRILPADLLIVSGPTGKIEQFAGGDKAKGRK, from the coding sequence TTGTGGGGTAGGATTTTTACGGAGCAGTTCGCGTTTTCCGCCAGCGACAGCGTCATCGTCATCGGCCTGGGCCGGTTCGGCGGCGCCGTGGCGCAATCGCTGATGCACCTTGGCCACGACGTGATGGGCGTCGACAAGAAGGAAGAGCTGGTGCAGGTGTGGGGCGACCGCCTCACGCATGCCGTGCAGGCCGATTCCACCAACGAGAACGTGATGCTGCAGCTGGGCGTGGCGGACTTCTCGCACGCCATCGTGGCGATTGGCTCCGACCTGGCGGCAAGCCTGATGACCCTGATGGTGCTGACGGAACTGGGCATCAAGGATATCTGGGTCAAGGCGCTGACGCCTGAACACGGCCAGATCGCCACCCGCATCGGCGCCCATCACGTGGTGTATCCGGAAGCGGACATGGGCGCACGCGTCGCCCACCTCATCACGGGCCGCATGATGGATTTCATCGAGTTCGAGGACGGCTTTGCGATCGCCAAGATCCATGCGCCGGCCGACACCCACCACGTCACGCTGGCCGAATCGCATGTGCGCACGCGCTATGGCGTGACGGTGGTCGGCGTCAAGCGCCAGAATGAAGACTTCCAGCACGCGCGGCCGGAAACGCGCATCCTGCCGGCCGACCTGCTGATCGTCTCCGGGCCCACCGGCAAGATCGAGCAGTTCGCCGGCGGCGACAAGGCGAAAGGCAGGAAATAG
- a CDS encoding TrkH family potassium uptake protein — protein MKQTVLHPARTVILGFALAIAVGTLLLMLPIARAAGVPAPPMVAFFTSVSAICVTGLVLVDTGTYWSVFGQVTIMVMFQLGGFGMMTAATLLGLMVNRSPRLRTRLVTQTETRSLWVGDISSVAKLVLGVTALSQLIIGALLTLRLRIGHDMAWGDAAWTGFFHAVSAFNNAGFSIHPDGFMRYASDALILLPVMIAAVVGGIGFPILNDLRDRCRDPRHWSLHTKLTLAGTLVLVVSGFFAILLFEWDNAKTFGPLSIADKLLNSLFMSASARTVGFNTVDIAALTPETWALHYFLMFVGGGSAGTAGGVKVGTVMILVLLVIAEAKGHTDTEAFGRRVGASAQRQAITVMVVGSVIVAAGTIALLRISHFPTDQVIFEVIAAFGSAGLSTGITDDLPPSGQFVLALLMFFGRVGTITLATSLVIGERRMPYRYPEEHPIVG, from the coding sequence TTGAAACAGACCGTCCTCCACCCCGCGCGCACCGTGATCCTGGGCTTTGCCCTGGCGATCGCGGTCGGCACCCTGCTGCTGATGCTGCCCATCGCGCGCGCCGCGGGCGTGCCGGCGCCGCCGATGGTGGCGTTCTTCACATCCGTGTCGGCCATTTGCGTGACGGGCCTGGTGCTGGTCGACACCGGCACCTACTGGTCGGTGTTCGGCCAGGTCACGATCATGGTGATGTTCCAGCTGGGCGGCTTCGGCATGATGACGGCGGCGACCCTGCTCGGCCTGATGGTGAACCGCTCGCCGCGGCTGCGCACGCGGCTGGTGACGCAGACGGAAACCCGCTCGCTGTGGGTCGGCGACATTTCCAGCGTGGCCAAGCTGGTGCTGGGCGTCACGGCGCTGTCCCAGCTCATCATCGGTGCCCTGCTCACGCTGCGGCTGCGCATCGGCCACGACATGGCGTGGGGCGACGCTGCCTGGACCGGCTTCTTCCACGCCGTGTCGGCCTTCAACAATGCCGGCTTCTCGATCCACCCGGACGGCTTCATGCGCTATGCCAGCGACGCGCTGATCCTGCTGCCGGTGATGATCGCCGCCGTGGTCGGCGGCATCGGCTTCCCCATCCTGAACGACCTGCGCGACCGTTGCCGCGATCCGCGCCACTGGTCGCTGCACACCAAGCTGACGCTGGCCGGCACGCTGGTGCTGGTCGTTTCCGGCTTCTTCGCGATCCTGCTGTTTGAATGGGACAACGCGAAGACCTTCGGCCCGCTGTCGATCGCGGACAAGCTGCTGAACAGCCTGTTCATGTCGGCATCCGCGCGCACCGTGGGCTTCAACACGGTGGACATCGCCGCGCTGACGCCGGAAACCTGGGCGCTGCACTACTTCCTGATGTTCGTCGGCGGCGGCAGCGCCGGCACCGCGGGCGGCGTGAAAGTGGGCACCGTGATGATCCTCGTGCTGCTCGTCATTGCCGAAGCCAAGGGCCATACCGACACCGAGGCCTTCGGCCGGCGCGTCGGCGCCTCGGCACAGCGGCAAGCCATCACCGTGATGGTGGTGGGCAGCGTGATCGTCGCCGCGGGCACCATCGCGCTGCTGCGCATATCGCATTTCCCGACCGACCAGGTGATCTTCGAAGTGATCGCCGCCTTCGGCAGCGCCGGCCTGTCCACCGGTATCACGGACGACCTGCCGCCGTCCGGCCAGTTCGTGCTGGCCCTGCTAATGTTCTTCGGCCGGGTCGGCACCATCACCCTTGCGACCTCGCTGGTCATCGGCGAACGGCGCATGCCTTATCGTTATCCTGAGGAGCATCCAATTGTGGGGTAG
- a CDS encoding tellurite resistance TerB family protein, with the protein MRKYETNSPRARARLLALSMVVDGHLDPAELQVLEDSPVLQDLDIDWTLFSEVLDELCSDMLGGTVRNGAVEIGPALLDSVLAEITEPALQRQLLVAMLDIVEADARLAHAERLLVTRAGQCWMQDAQPEPLPA; encoded by the coding sequence ATGCGCAAGTATGAAACCAACAGCCCGCGGGCCCGTGCCCGCCTGCTGGCCCTGTCGATGGTGGTCGATGGCCACCTCGACCCGGCCGAGCTGCAGGTGCTGGAAGATTCACCCGTCCTGCAGGACCTGGACATCGACTGGACCCTGTTCAGCGAAGTGCTGGACGAACTGTGCAGCGACATGCTGGGCGGCACCGTGCGCAACGGCGCGGTGGAGATCGGCCCGGCGCTGCTGGACAGCGTGCTGGCGGAGATCACCGAACCCGCCCTGCAGCGCCAGCTGCTGGTGGCGATGCTCGATATCGTCGAAGCCGACGCGCGGCTTGCCCATGCCGAACGCCTGCTGGTGACGCGCGCCGGCCAGTGCTGGATGCAGGATGCCCAGCCCGAACCGCTTCCCGCCTGA
- a CDS encoding TerC family protein, with product MTGLENIATPGMWAGFVAFVLVMLALDLFVFGGNKAHKVSVKEAAAWSGVWVTMALLFNAGLWWHLKGTVGEVVADQKALEFLSGYLIEKALSVDNVFVFLLIFGAFQVPPQYQRRVLIYGVLGAIVMRAVMILAGAWVVKEFSWVLYLFGAFLLFTGIKMLMASEQEPDVTQNPVLKFAKKHLRVAEDEHGEKFMVRRNGLLYVTPLFLVLILIEVTDLIFAVDSIPAIFAITTDPFIVFTSNLFAILGLRALYFLLADIADRFHLLKYGLALVLAFIGTKMLIMPWYHMPVEASLVVVAFLIGASVLASLLLPPKKTGN from the coding sequence ATGACTGGACTTGAGAATATCGCCACACCGGGGATGTGGGCCGGATTCGTGGCGTTCGTGCTGGTGATGCTGGCGCTGGACCTGTTTGTCTTTGGCGGCAACAAGGCGCACAAGGTGAGCGTGAAGGAAGCGGCCGCGTGGTCGGGCGTGTGGGTGACGATGGCGCTGCTGTTCAACGCGGGCCTGTGGTGGCACCTGAAGGGCACCGTGGGCGAAGTGGTCGCCGACCAGAAGGCGCTGGAATTCCTGTCCGGCTACCTGATCGAGAAGGCGCTGTCGGTCGACAACGTGTTCGTGTTCCTGCTGATCTTCGGTGCCTTCCAGGTGCCGCCGCAATACCAGCGCCGCGTGCTGATCTACGGCGTGCTGGGCGCGATCGTGATGCGCGCCGTGATGATCCTGGCCGGTGCCTGGGTAGTGAAGGAATTCTCGTGGGTGCTGTACCTGTTCGGCGCGTTCCTGCTGTTCACGGGTATCAAGATGCTGATGGCTTCCGAGCAGGAGCCCGACGTGACGCAGAACCCGGTGCTGAAATTCGCCAAGAAGCACCTGCGCGTGGCCGAGGACGAGCATGGCGAGAAGTTCATGGTGCGCAGGAACGGCCTGCTGTACGTGACGCCGCTGTTCCTCGTGCTGATCCTGATCGAAGTGACCGACCTGATCTTCGCGGTGGATTCGATCCCGGCGATCTTCGCGATCACGACCGACCCGTTCATCGTGTTCACGTCGAACCTGTTTGCGATCCTGGGCTTGCGGGCGCTGTACTTCCTGCTGGCCGACATCGCCGACCGCTTCCACCTGCTCAAGTATGGCCTGGCGCTGGTGCTCGCGTTCATCGGTACCAAGATGCTGATCATGCCGTGGTACCACATGCCGGTGGAGGCTTCGCTGGTGGTGGTGGCCTTCCTGATCGGTGCCAGCGTGCTCGCCAGCCTGCTGCTGCCGCCGAAGAAGACCGGCAACTGA
- the nhaR gene encoding transcriptional activator NhaR, whose translation MSLNYKHLRYFWMVARTGTIARAAEQLHLTPQSISGQLTEFAETLGVELFRRAGRTLELTEAGTRVLSYADTIFRTGDELIEALHDESVHATRFLVGCADSVSKMVASQVLTPALALDEPVRLVCREGRLATLLGELAVHRLDLIIADRPMPQHLSVRGFSHLLGESVLKIFGAPALRERLKGPFPQCLDKMPMLLPGEDFATRPRVLKWLEEHGVRPRIVGEFDDSAMMKTFGQAGAGLFFAPGVLADYICKQYQVEQFGEAGDVVDQVYAITTERRLSHPATVAISQEARKHLFKA comes from the coding sequence ATGAGCCTCAATTACAAGCATCTCCGTTATTTCTGGATGGTGGCGCGCACCGGCACGATTGCCCGCGCCGCCGAGCAACTGCACCTGACGCCGCAATCGATCTCCGGCCAGCTGACGGAATTCGCCGAAACGCTGGGCGTCGAACTGTTCCGCCGCGCCGGCCGCACACTCGAGCTGACGGAGGCGGGCACCCGCGTGCTGAGCTATGCCGACACCATCTTCCGCACCGGCGATGAACTCATCGAGGCATTGCACGACGAGTCGGTGCACGCCACCCGCTTCCTCGTCGGCTGCGCGGATTCGGTGTCGAAGATGGTCGCCAGCCAGGTGCTGACACCCGCGCTGGCGCTGGACGAACCGGTGCGCCTGGTCTGCAGGGAAGGGCGCCTGGCCACGCTGCTGGGCGAGCTGGCCGTGCACCGGCTGGACCTGATCATCGCCGACCGGCCGATGCCCCAGCACTTGTCCGTGCGCGGTTTTTCCCACTTGCTGGGCGAGAGCGTGCTGAAGATCTTCGGCGCGCCGGCTCTCCGCGAACGCCTGAAAGGCCCGTTCCCGCAATGCCTGGACAAGATGCCGATGCTGCTGCCGGGCGAGGATTTCGCCACGCGGCCGCGCGTGCTGAAGTGGCTGGAAGAGCATGGGGTGCGGCCGCGCATCGTCGGCGAATTCGACGACAGCGCGATGATGAAGACCTTCGGCCAGGCCGGCGCCGGCCTGTTCTTCGCGCCGGGCGTGCTGGCGGACTACATCTGCAAGCAGTACCAGGTCGAACAGTTCGGCGAGGCGGGCGATGTCGTCGACCAGGTGTACGCGATCACCACCGAGCGGCGGCTGAGCCATCCGGCCACGGTGGCGATCAGCCAGGAGGCGCGGAAGCATTTGTTCAAGGCTTAG
- a CDS encoding DUF1109 domain-containing protein: MVASLSLYLIPYIALFALALRMPGRRSLAAFAVVTGVALGSLAWYGFRSADSAPGGAGLFLLMGTLFICSAIAGLLAGVATRAAMLWRPRTRQSRTRSAFLVLAGFLALPALVGGASWWSEWQRRPPDETCLAAKHHVTIAGADFWLPSAPVFAPWTGKDQLYSFSVNRRMRDFCSLSLETEQPVTLVNLSIDVGKLGFEGRPSRDRFCASGDRDLAKLLCPAEVRADFPHTISVYSPTDYDYRRMLGSSGQGSHAAFVKEKDAAIQYGQPLEVAAAGDFNRYANGYWVARDGMWHNEASEPFTLHCHDISPAGMLHCSTTYRLKWGPQVSYSFRAHQDDVASAAKTVDANFQALMRILTRK; the protein is encoded by the coding sequence ATGGTTGCATCGCTTAGTCTCTACCTGATCCCCTACATCGCGCTCTTTGCGCTGGCACTGAGGATGCCCGGTCGGCGCTCGCTCGCGGCGTTCGCGGTGGTGACGGGCGTGGCCCTCGGGTCGCTCGCATGGTACGGCTTCCGGTCGGCGGACAGTGCGCCCGGCGGCGCGGGCCTGTTCCTGCTCATGGGGACACTTTTCATCTGTTCAGCCATCGCCGGATTGCTGGCGGGCGTGGCGACCCGCGCCGCGATGCTCTGGCGCCCGCGCACTAGGCAGTCGCGCACGCGGTCCGCGTTCCTCGTGCTGGCGGGATTCCTGGCCTTGCCGGCGTTGGTGGGAGGCGCGTCATGGTGGTCGGAGTGGCAGCGCCGGCCTCCCGACGAGACCTGCCTGGCAGCGAAACACCACGTGACCATCGCGGGAGCGGATTTCTGGCTGCCGTCAGCGCCTGTTTTCGCGCCCTGGACGGGAAAAGACCAGTTGTACTCGTTTTCGGTGAATCGCCGCATGCGGGACTTTTGCAGCCTCAGCCTGGAAACGGAACAGCCCGTCACGCTGGTGAACCTGTCGATCGATGTCGGGAAGCTGGGCTTCGAAGGCCGTCCATCGCGGGATCGATTCTGCGCGTCCGGGGACCGGGACCTGGCAAAGCTGCTCTGCCCCGCCGAAGTGCGAGCGGACTTTCCCCATACGATCTCGGTGTATTCGCCGACCGATTATGACTACCGGAGAATGCTGGGGAGCAGCGGCCAGGGCAGCCATGCCGCATTCGTGAAAGAAAAAGATGCCGCAATCCAGTACGGCCAGCCTCTGGAAGTCGCGGCGGCCGGGGATTTCAACCGGTATGCCAATGGCTACTGGGTAGCCCGCGACGGAATGTGGCATAACGAGGCGAGCGAACCATTTACCTTGCACTGCCATGACATCTCGCCAGCCGGCATGCTTCATTGCAGCACGACGTACCGTTTAAAATGGGGCCCCCAGGTCAGCTACAGTTTTCGCGCCCATCAGGATGACGTGGCGTCGGCCGCAAAGACAGTCGACGCGAATTTTCAGGCGCTCATGAGGATATTGACGAGAAAGTAG
- a CDS encoding PAS domain-containing sensor histidine kinase: MSIQILAPGGRTLGVNQAWEDLWQIREGSALKAHVLSSAYNVLHDPQLIAHGIAPLLQRAFDGEPVTLPAIRYDVATLDGDGPARWVTARAHPIKDDDGRVLEVMLIHEDITERLAAEQALLEQDRRKDEFLAMLAHELRNPMAPISAAADLLRTLGPSEERVRKASEVISRQVRHMTSLVDDLLDVSRVTRGLIQLERSVVEVAAIVANAVEQARPLIQARGHAFAIEGDTDGIRLHGDPHRLVQVVVNLLNNAAKYTPRGGRIALAIARAGTTVTISVRDNGIGLDSELLPHVFDLFTQAERSPDRAQGGLGIGLALVRNIVSMHGGHVTAHSDGPGLGSLFTVTLDVADDGAALAVAVCA; encoded by the coding sequence GTGAGCATCCAGATCCTCGCACCCGGCGGGCGCACGCTGGGCGTCAACCAGGCGTGGGAAGACCTGTGGCAGATTCGCGAAGGCTCCGCACTGAAGGCCCACGTGCTCAGTTCGGCCTACAACGTGCTCCACGATCCGCAGCTCATCGCGCATGGCATCGCCCCGCTGCTGCAGCGCGCGTTCGACGGTGAACCGGTCACGCTGCCGGCAATCCGCTACGACGTGGCCACGCTGGATGGCGACGGTCCGGCGCGCTGGGTGACCGCGCGGGCGCATCCGATCAAGGACGACGACGGCCGCGTGCTCGAAGTGATGCTGATCCACGAGGACATCACCGAGCGGCTGGCCGCCGAACAGGCGCTGCTGGAGCAGGACCGCCGCAAGGACGAGTTCCTGGCCATGCTGGCCCACGAGCTGCGCAATCCGATGGCGCCCATCTCCGCCGCGGCCGACCTGCTCCGCACGCTCGGACCCAGCGAGGAACGGGTGCGCAAGGCGAGCGAGGTGATCAGCCGGCAGGTGCGCCACATGACGTCGCTGGTGGACGACCTGCTCGACGTGTCGCGCGTGACACGCGGCCTGATCCAGCTCGAACGCTCGGTGGTGGAAGTGGCCGCCATCGTCGCCAATGCCGTCGAGCAGGCGCGCCCGCTGATCCAGGCGCGCGGCCATGCGTTCGCCATCGAAGGCGATACGGACGGCATCCGCCTCCACGGCGATCCGCACCGCCTCGTGCAGGTGGTGGTCAACCTGCTCAACAACGCCGCCAAGTACACGCCGCGCGGCGGCCGGATCGCGCTCGCCATCGCGCGCGCCGGCACGACCGTGACGATCAGTGTGCGCGACAACGGCATCGGCCTCGACAGCGAGCTGCTGCCCCATGTATTCGACCTGTTCACGCAGGCCGAGCGCTCGCCCGACCGCGCCCAGGGTGGCCTGGGCATCGGCCTGGCGCTGGTGCGAAATATCGTCTCCATGCATGGCGGGCACGTCACAGCTCACAGTGACGGGCCGGGGCTGGGCAGCCTGTTTACGGTGACGCTGGACGTGGCTGACGATGGCGCCGCGCTGGCAGTGGCCGTATGTGCGTGA
- a CDS encoding Lnb N-terminal periplasmic domain-containing protein codes for MRTGWRGAHIKAALLKAPATLALALATAWGTLALWFQLPSMPAVAAGLAWCAIGLAGTAALWLRRDRRFRAGAAVACAVAAVAMAAWWQSIRPSHDKAWADDVARLLDADVDGDRVTLRNVRNFDWQTEMRYTPRWETRQYDLAQLASADLILSYWMGPHIAHTLVSFGFADGRKLVFSLEIRKERHESFSALGGFFRRFEEVLVAADERDIVRTRSNARGEQVYLYRLRATPEQLRAVFLGYLAQAAQLRHTPAFYNTLTSNCTTVVFDLARQIAPGLPLDYRLLASGHFAEYAYDQGALTPGYPYRVLQQRGFINPRAQRADAAAFSRAIRAGIPGVPPDELR; via the coding sequence ATGCGCACCGGCTGGCGAGGCGCACACATCAAAGCGGCGCTGCTCAAGGCGCCGGCGACGCTGGCCCTTGCGCTGGCCACGGCCTGGGGCACGCTGGCGCTGTGGTTCCAGCTGCCATCGATGCCCGCCGTCGCCGCCGGCCTGGCGTGGTGCGCCATCGGGCTTGCCGGGACCGCGGCGTTGTGGCTGCGGCGCGACAGGCGCTTCCGGGCCGGCGCCGCCGTCGCCTGCGCCGTGGCCGCGGTGGCGATGGCGGCGTGGTGGCAGTCGATCCGGCCGTCGCACGACAAGGCATGGGCGGACGATGTCGCGCGCCTGCTCGACGCCGACGTGGACGGCGACCGCGTCACGCTGCGCAACGTGCGCAATTTCGACTGGCAAACCGAGATGCGCTACACGCCGCGCTGGGAAACCCGCCAGTACGACCTGGCGCAACTGGCCTCGGCGGACCTGATCCTGTCGTACTGGATGGGGCCGCACATCGCGCACACCCTGGTTTCGTTCGGCTTTGCCGACGGCCGTAAGCTGGTGTTTTCGCTGGAAATCCGCAAGGAGCGGCACGAATCGTTTTCCGCGCTCGGCGGCTTTTTCCGCCGCTTCGAGGAAGTGCTGGTCGCGGCGGACGAGCGCGACATCGTGCGCACGCGCAGCAACGCGCGCGGCGAACAGGTCTACCTGTACCGGTTGCGCGCCACGCCGGAGCAGCTGCGCGCCGTGTTCCTGGGCTACCTGGCACAGGCCGCGCAATTGCGCCACACGCCGGCCTTCTACAACACGCTGACCAGCAACTGCACCACCGTGGTGTTCGACCTCGCCCGGCAGATCGCGCCGGGGCTGCCGCTCGACTACCGGCTGCTGGCATCCGGCCACTTCGCCGAGTACGCGTACGACCAGGGCGCGCTGACGCCCGGTTATCCGTACCGCGTGCTGCAGCAGCGCGGCTTCATCAATCCGCGCGCGCAACGGGCGGACGCTGCGGCGTTTTCGCGGGCGATACGGGCCGGCATCCCGGGCGTGCCACCCGACGAACTGCGCTGA